In Shouchella patagoniensis, the following are encoded in one genomic region:
- a CDS encoding sensor histidine kinase: protein MKAMRSIGLVTFLLLAVPISLFAWYLVNQGLVEWDFFIGVEPIFYNIPIVVWLFAWFFFISVLIYFIAASNWKRGVKVFRRALQKLNEGHLKAGKKEAEELTSDFKEATALIVDMEERMNKQADRSQKLMDQWAEKESQLKNELVFQERNRIARELHDSVSQQLYAASMLLSAAVNQKNADIDGLRNRCEQIEKVVNDAQNDMRALLLQLRPIQLEDQTFKEGIEQLVESLAEKHPITFSVRIEDSPLSAGIEDQLFRIAQEAIANTLRHAEAREISLYYARLHNFAVLKVTDDGIGFERKEQSGGYGLNGIEERAEEIGATARIVSVPGQGTSVEIKVPIVKGEQPND from the coding sequence ATGAAAGCAATGCGATCAATAGGGTTAGTTACCTTTTTATTATTAGCTGTACCTATAAGTCTTTTTGCTTGGTATCTTGTTAATCAAGGCCTGGTTGAGTGGGATTTCTTTATTGGAGTAGAACCCATTTTCTATAATATTCCAATTGTGGTTTGGTTGTTTGCATGGTTTTTCTTTATTTCTGTACTTATTTATTTCATTGCCGCTTCTAATTGGAAGCGTGGTGTAAAGGTTTTTCGACGGGCGTTGCAAAAATTAAATGAAGGACATTTAAAAGCTGGGAAAAAGGAAGCTGAAGAGTTAACGTCAGATTTTAAAGAAGCAACTGCATTGATTGTCGATATGGAAGAGAGAATGAATAAACAAGCGGATCGCTCACAAAAGCTAATGGATCAATGGGCTGAAAAGGAAAGTCAATTAAAAAATGAGCTTGTTTTTCAAGAGAGGAATCGAATCGCTAGGGAGCTACATGATTCGGTATCTCAGCAGCTCTACGCAGCATCCATGTTATTATCGGCTGCGGTTAATCAAAAAAATGCGGACATAGATGGATTACGGAATCGCTGCGAACAAATTGAGAAAGTAGTAAATGACGCACAAAATGATATGCGTGCGTTACTTTTACAATTGCGACCCATTCAGCTTGAGGATCAAACGTTTAAAGAAGGGATCGAACAGTTAGTCGAAAGTCTAGCCGAAAAACACCCCATTACTTTTTCCGTCCGAATTGAAGATTCACCACTTTCTGCCGGGATTGAAGATCAGCTATTCAGGATCGCCCAGGAAGCAATTGCCAATACTCTTCGCCATGCAGAAGCAAGGGAGATTAGTTTATACTACGCGCGGCTTCATAATTTTGCAGTCTTAAAAGTAACAGATGATGGTATTGGTTTTGAGCGCAAAGAACAATCAGGTGGTTATGGACTAAATGGAATTGAAGAACGAGCGGAGGAAATTGGGGCAACAGCGCGTATTGTTAGTGTTCCTGGTCAAGGAACAAGTGTGGAAATCAAAGTGCCAATTGTGAAAGGAGAACAGCCCAATGATTAA
- a CDS encoding response regulator → MINVLIVDDHETVRMGVSAFLSTQDDLVVVGEARNGLEGVEKAFELKPDVIVMDLVMDGMDGIEATRTIKSKWKEARIVVVTSFLDNDKLRPALEAGAVSYVLKTSSAMQIADAIRKTHAGESVLDAKVQGQMISAFTANVPLHNALTKRELEILKLMSLGKTNQQIGDTLYITIKTVKTHVSHILAKLEVEDRTQAVIYALNEKLFTN, encoded by the coding sequence ATGATTAATGTGTTGATTGTTGATGATCATGAAACGGTAAGGATGGGGGTTTCTGCTTTTCTATCTACACAAGATGATTTAGTTGTTGTTGGTGAAGCAAGGAATGGATTAGAAGGTGTTGAAAAAGCATTTGAATTAAAACCAGATGTTATCGTGATGGATTTGGTTATGGATGGAATGGATGGTATTGAAGCTACAAGAACAATTAAATCAAAATGGAAAGAGGCAAGAATTGTTGTTGTAACAAGTTTTCTTGACAATGATAAGCTTCGTCCGGCCTTAGAGGCGGGGGCTGTAAGCTATGTGTTGAAAACGTCAAGTGCCATGCAAATCGCTGATGCGATTCGAAAAACCCATGCAGGTGAGTCGGTGCTTGACGCAAAAGTACAAGGGCAAATGATTTCCGCATTTACGGCTAATGTCCCATTACATAATGCGTTAACGAAGCGAGAATTAGAAATCTTAAAGTTAATGTCATTAGGAAAGACGAACCAACAAATTGGCGATACGTTATATATAACAATTAAAACAGTCAAAACACATGTGAGTCACATCCTAGCAAAACTAGAAGTAGAGGATCGAACACAGGCAGTCATTTATGCGCTAAACGAAAAGTTATTTACGAATTAA